In the genome of Dehalococcoidia bacterium, one region contains:
- a CDS encoding FmdB family zinc ribbon protein has translation MPIYEYECPHCGKTFEVLRSEMECVCPSCGEVCWPRMSRYNFKCPLN, from the coding sequence ATGCCCATCTACGAGTACGAGTGTCCGCATTGTGGCAAGACGTTCGAGGTCTTGCGAAGTGAGATGGAGTGTGTGTGTCCGTCATGCGGCGAGGTCTGCTGGCCCCGCATGAGCCGGTACAACTTCAAGTGCCCACTCAATTAG